Genomic DNA from Luteitalea sp.:
ACAGCGGACGTGGTCCTGATGGATGCTTCCCACAGGTGCCGGGCTCCAGTCGAGCTGGCGCAGCCGAGGCGGAGACGGTCGCATGCCGGACACGCAGCTGACGAATCAGGCGGCTGTCCGGCCGCGATACTCCGCGCTCGCCGTGTACGAGAGGAAAGCTATGGGGACTCTAGCGAGGGGGGCCGGTTCCTGTCACCAATCGAAAGTTGGGGGAACCGTGGCCTCTGGCCACGGCTCCCCCCTCATGCCGCGCCGGCTTCGCCGGCCCTAGCAGGTTGGGCTCGCGCCGGCCCTGGCAGGTTGGGCTACTCGTAGCGGAGCGCTTCGATGGGATCGAGACGTGCGGCCTTGAAGGCGGGCAGCATGCCGAAGACGATGCCCACCGTTCCCGAGAAGGCGAGTCCGACCGCGAACGACCACCACGGCATGAGAACGGCCCAGCCTACGAACCGATTCACCCCGAGCGCGATGCTCGCCCCGGTGATGATGCCCAGCAGGCCGCCGATCGACGTGAGGAAGACCGCCTCGAGCAAGAACTGCCACAGAATCTCGCGCCGGCGTGCACCGATGGCCTTGCGGACTCCGATCTCGCGCGTCCGCTCGGTCACCGAGATGGTCATGATTGCCATGACGCCGATACCGCCTACCATCAGCGCGATCGAGGAGATGATGATCAGCGCTAGGAAGACGCCTTGCGTAATCTGATCAAAGAGCGCCGTCATCGCATCGGAGGTCATGATCGCGAAATCGTTCTCTTGATCGAGCCGCAGCCGATGCCGCGCGCGCATGAGCTCGCTGACCTGATCAATCACCTCGTCGCGGCTGATGCCCGGTTCCGGTACGACAGCAAGCATCGAGTTCAGGAATCGGATCCCTCGGATTTGATTGTAGGGGTCGTAGAGCTTTGCGTAGGTCGTGTACGGCATCACGGCGAACTGATCCGGATTGCCGATGGCGATGCTCGGCCGCTTCCCGAACACGCCCACCACCGTGAATTGCCGCGGTCCCACGCGTATCCGCTTGCCGATTGGATCCACGTTGGGAAACAGGATACGCGCAGGCTCGCTTCCCAGCACCACGCTCTGGCGCCGGCGATCGACGTCGACCGTCGTGAAGAAGCGTCCTTGGTCCAGCTCCATGAAGTTCGTCGACAGCCACTCCTCGCTGACGCCGAAGACCGTCATGGGTCTCGTCTTCTCGCTCCCGTACACCATCTCCTCTTGCCGGCCTTGGCCCATCGCACCGTACGCCATGCTGATGACGTCGGCCGACGGGATGTTCCGCTGAATGGCCTCGGCGTCCGCCATCGTGATGTCCGGGCGGCGCAGATAAGCGAGAAACTCCTTATCGTCTCGGCCGCCGCCGAAGGGGATCTTCACCAGATAAAGGGTGTCCGTGCCCATCTGACGAAAGAGCGACTTGACCGAGTCTTCGAATCCCAGAACGAGCGAGGTCATCGAGACGATTGACGTGACGCCAATCACGACGCCAAGGATGGTGAGGAACGAGCGGAGCTTGTTCGCTCTCAGCGTGTCCCACGCGAGCCCCAGAATATCCGTGAAGAGGCCGCTACGAAAGCCCACGCCTCACTACTCCTTGCGCAGTGCCTCAATCGGGTCGAGGCGCGCCGCGCGCATCGCAGGATAGAGACCAAAAAAGAGGCCCACGACGGCGGTCATCCCGACGCCAAGTGCCACGGACCATGGGCTGATGCTCGCCGGTAACGGCGTGAACGCCGTGACGATCATGGCCGCGCTGAACCCCAGCATCGTTCCGATGATCCCGCCCATCATCGAGAGCGTGGTCGACTCCGTCAGAAACTGCCAGACGATGTCGCGCCGCCGCGCACCCAGTGACTTCCGAAGCCCCACCTCGCGCGTCCGCTCGCTCACCACCATGAGCATGATGTTCATAATCACGATGCCGCCCACCACGAGCGAGACCGAGACGATGCCGATGAGGAGCGCAAACGCTCCTTGCGAGAAGCTGCGCCAGAAGTCCATCAGCGTGTCGGAGGTCACAATGCCGAAGTTATCCGGATCCTTGGGACGCAGGTGCCGCCGAATCCGCATCGCGAGCCGCGCTTCATCCATCGCCTCGTCCATCTGCGCCGGGTCGGCCACCTTCACCGTGAGGTCGAGCGAGCGTCGCGTGCCGAACCAGCGCAGCGCGACGCCCAGCGGAATCACGACGAACTCGTCTTGCGAGTTGCCGAACATGGAGCCCTTTTGCTCGCTGACACCCACAACCCGAATTGGATAACCGTTGATCCGGATGAACTGGTCGATAGGGCTGCGCGTCACGAACAGCTGCTCGGCGATGTCTGCGCCGAGCAACGCGACCGGCCGGTTGCGCTGCACTTCGAGCTGGCTCGGCAGACGGCCCTCCGCCGCATCGAAGCCCGCAAACTCCGTGTACTCTTCGGAGACCCCGCGGATCTGAATGGCGTCCAGCGTCTTCTCACGAAACGAGACGTTCGCCGAATTGCCGATCTCTGCCATCACCTCGTCGAACAGAGGGCTCCAATCACCGAGAAGGCGCCGATCGGCCAACGTGACATTCGGCCGGCCCGCGGCACGCTCAAACTCGTCGCGGCTCGTGATCAGGCCCATGCGCTCGACACGAAAGGTGCCGATGCCGACCTGAGAGGAGATGGCGTCGGCCACATAGCCGTTCATCCCCTGTACCAGCGAGACGACCGCGATGATCGATGTCACCGCCACGATGTTGCCGAGCACCATCATGACCGAGCGGAGCTTGTTCGCCCAGATGGCGGTCAGCGCGATCTTGATGGCGTCGAGGATGGCGACCATGACGTTGGTATGTGGTAGGGCCGCCTCGCCGAGGCGGCCGTGACGGCGCGGGAGGCTGACGCGCCCTACCCATCGCTACTGCGTGCAACGAGCTAGGTGAACGGCATCGAGGTTATCGCCGCGTGGACTGCGGCGCCTGCAACTTGACCTGATCACCGTCCTGGAGCTCGCGCACCGAGCTGAACGGACCGGTGATGACCTGGTCACCTCCTCTGAGTCCTGATAGGAGCTCGAAGTGGCGATCGCCTGCAATGCCGGTCCTCACAGGCATGAATATCGCCTGGTCGTTGCGCAGCACGAAGACACCTTCCTCTTCCTTGCGCGTTTGACCAGCCGGCAACTCCTGGGCAGAGGCGGTGGCGAACCCGGACCCCCCTTGTTCCTGACTGTCGCTCTCCTGTCGAACGATGTTGCCCGCCCGGTCGTAGACGACGTCACGAACCGCCAGCGCCTGAATCGGCACCGTCATCGCGTTCTTCCGGGTGGCCGTGATGATCTCGGTCGTGCACGTGAATCCCGGTCGCACCTGCGGTATCTCGCCGTTCACCGTCACGACCACCTTGAACGTCGTGGCCTGCTGCCCCGTCGTGCCGGTCACGCCCGTCGTCGCCTGAATGGGGCTATTGCCAACCTCCGTCACCTGACCGTTGAAGGTGCGGCCGGTGAGCGCATCGATGCTCACCGAGGCTGACTGGCCCCGGTCGACCGTCGGCATATCCGTTTCGTCGATCTCGAGCTCTGCCTCGATGACGGACATGTCCGCAATCGTCAACAGCACGGTGCCCGGATTGTTCATCGTGCCGACCACGGCGGTCTCTCCCTCCTCGACGGCGCGGCGCACGACGAGACCTTCGATGGGCGATTCGATGCGCACCTTGCTCAATTGGTAACCGGCATTGGCAACGGCAGCCTGCTGCTCGCGGACGCGCGCTTCGAGCGTCTTGAGCGCCTGCACGCGCGCACGCAGGTCGGCTTCGTTGACCTTGAGGTCGTTCTGTGCCTGGTCGAGCGCCTCACGCGTCGTCAGCTCCTGCGCCCACAGCTCCTGCTGGCGCCGCAAGTTCTCTCGGGCGAGCTCGACGTTCTGGCGCCCAGCCTCGATCGTGGAGTCTTGCTCGGTGAGCTGCGATTGCGCGGCCGCCAACCCCGCCTGATTCTGCTGATATTGCGACCGGAACATACGCGGGTCGATCTCCATGAGGAACTGACCGGCCTTCACGCGCTGTCCCTCGTCGACGGCAAGTTTCGTGATGCGGCCCGCGACGTCTGCGCTGATCTCAACCGTCCGCCTGGCCTGAATCGTGCCGGACGCCGTCACGACCGATTCCAGGTCGCGCCGCTGGACCGCCTCGACGGTGACTGGCTTGCCAGCCTCGCGTCGGAACGCCAGGTTGGCCACCACCAGCGCGACGAGGAGCAGCGAGATGCCGACGGCGATCGACAGCTTCCTTCTTCGCTTGACGAAACGTACGGGACGAAGCTCTTGATAGTTCATCTCATCAAGCTCCCGCGACAAAGGTCTGGTAACAAACGACCGCCAGCGCGATGGCGAAATAAACGCCTAGCAGCGTCCAGGCAATCGGGCCCGTGCGGCGGCGATACAGCACGGCGAGCCCAATCGCCATCAGTATGATCTGCCAGAGCATGAATAGCTCTACCCAGTTGAACAGGCGCCCCATGAAGCCATCCGGTGCCAGCATTGGGAAGAACGCGCCGAGCGTCGTCGTGGTTTGCATCGATCCCCGAAGGTAATTCAGCGGGTGCAGCACGACCGCTTGTAGCAGCGTCACGACCCCGGAGTGGGTCACAATCGCGAGCACCTGTTTGTAGGCGCCGCTCCCCCCGAGGATAGCGCCATACCCCAACAGGAGACCCGCAAGGAGAAACGCGACAATCGGTGCGAAGACCAGTACGGCAGCCGGAAAGAAGAACTTGAACCTCGGCGCGAACTCCCTGAACCGCGCCACGTCCTCGGATGACATCGGCTGACCCCGGTTCTCCTGCTGCCGGATCTGCTCGTTGAGGACCGCCTGCTCGCCCACTGGCGTCGCGACGAAGGCCGCCATGCCCCCAGCGCCGACCAATGTCGTGAGGAGGAGCACTCCCAGCCAGCGCGGATGCGCCACAATCGTAGCGAACGTGTCTCTGGGCGCGGTGAAAATCCCGATCACGCGGCTCCAGAGCGACAATTGCGGCGCCTCAGCGGGCGACAGAACCTGGTCGGTCATCGCGAAACCATCCATCCAACCCAGGTGGGGTGAGCTGAAAACTGGGCCTCTCGCCGTATATTACGGGAACGTGCCACCGATGGTTCGCGCCACCCGCCGCCTCCCCCAGCCGCGACGCATGTGGCGGCTGCGGCCTGTCGGCCTCGCCAACGAGTTCTCCAATTATGCCTGTGCTTCGCCTCTTGCTCATAATCACTTGCTGGGCGGTTTCGGCCGCCGGCGCTACCGCGCAACCCATCGAGCTCATCGGGGCCCGCGCCCTTGGCATGGGCGGCGCGTTCGTCGCCGTTGCCGACGATGCCACGGCAACGTATTGGAACCCGGCGGGCCTCGCCTTCGGTGGTCTCTTCAGCACCGTCGTCGAGCGAGCGGAGCTGAAAGCCGGCGTCCGAGAGGCTGCGGCGATGCCCAAGCGCCAGGCATCATCCAGCTTCATCGGATTGACGTCGCTCCAGCTGGGCCTCAGCTACTACCGCCTCAGTGAGACCACAGCGCGTACCGATGGCCCGGCCGCGTCTGGAACGTCAGAGCTTCAATCGCTCGTGACACAGCAGGCCGGCGTGACCCTCTTGCAGTCCATCGTGCCCAGCTTCGCCATTGGGACGACGCTGAAGCTCGTGCGTGGCCGTGCCGCACACGCGGTCGTGACCGATGCGGGGACGGGGCCGATCGACACAGCCGAAGATCTGCCCAGTCACAGCAGCACCGCTTTCGATCTGGACGTTGGCGCGATGGCCTCGGTCGGCCTCCTCCGCGTGGGGGTGGTCGTACGGAATGTACGTGAGCCCACGTTCGAGGCGCCCGACGAGACCGCTTTGTCCCTCTCGCGCCAAGCACGCATTGGCGTGGCGCTGGTGGCGCGGCGCGCCTGGGCCCTTGCCGTCGATGCCGACCTGACACGTGCCGACACCGTGCTTGGAGAGCGCCGTAACCTGGCTGCAGGCGTCGAGCGCTGGTTACTCGGCTACCGATTGGGCCTCCGTGGCGGCGTGCGCATCAATACCGTGGGAGGAGACACGCACCCCGTGGGAAGCCTCGGCGCGACCCTGCACCTGACCCCGACATTCGCGGTTGACGCCCATTGGGCCGACAGCGAGTCCCCGGCCGATCGCAGCTGGGGAGTCGCGGGGCGCGTAGCCTTCTAATCGTACGCCAGTTTTCCTCGTTCGGCAGCCATTTTCCTCGCCCCGGGCCGGCTTCTGCGGGTGCGCAAAAACTGCCATCTCACCAGTTCTTATCGTTGCAGGCTTCGCACTCCAGCAGGGGGCTACACGCAGAAGGCGCCGGTTTTTTGCCCGCCCAGACGCTGGTGCCGGCGGGCAGGGAGTTTGCTCCTAGACGAGGCGTGACCATCGCACTGGGCCAGCTCCTCGTCGACGCCGGCATCCTCTCGAAGGGGGAGATTGAAACTGCCGAGCAGCACCAAAAGCTCCAGGGTGGCAGCCTGGAGGCTTGCCTCGTCGCGCTGCACCTCGTCACCGAAGTGGACATCGCGGCGGCCCTCGGTTGGCACTACGGCGTGCCCGCGGTTGATCTCACGCGGGTGATTCCATCCGCGGACGCTCTCGCAGCCGTACCCGCCAGCGTGGCTCATCGACGACGTCTTCTGCCGTTGCACACGTCCGGTCGAACGTTGACGGTGGCGATGGCCGATCCGTCCGACCTTGGCGCGCTCGACGAGCTGCGCTTCTTGACCGGCTGTCGCGTGCATGCGGTCGTGGCATCTGAACGTGCGATAGACGAAGCGCTGCAAGGCGAGTATCCGGCGAGCGCGCCGCTCGAGCAGGCCACGCGTCGGCTCGAGCAGGAGCCGACGGCGTCAGGAGACGAGGCAGCACAGCGCGGGGGCGTCGCGGTCGAGCTCCCCGTCGCTTCCAGCGCAGGCGACGAGGCGCCTGTCGTGGCGCTGGTGAACGAGCTACTGCGGGCGGCGGCCCAGCGTGGCGCCAGCGACGTGCACGTGGAGCCGGGCGAGCGCGACGTGCGCGTCCGCCTCCGCGTCGATGGGGTGCTGCACCCGGTGATGGCGCTTCCGCTCCGCGTGCGCGACGCGCTCGTCGCACGCATCAAGGTGCTCGCCGACCTCGACATCGCCGAGCGCCGCCTACCCCAAGATGGACGAATCAGGCTGCGCCTCGCTGGTGCGTTGGGCCGTCTGTTGGACGTACGCGTCTCGTCATTGCCCGCGCTCCACGGCGAGAAGCTCGTGCTCCGACTGCTGGACCGCGAACAGCTTCGTCTCGATCTTGGCGCGCTTGGCGTGGAGCCGTCTGCGCAGTCGGCCTTCGAGGCGGCGGTCGCGCGCCCGTGGGGGATGGTGCTCGTGACGGGACCGACCGGCAGCGGCAAGACCAACACGCTGTACTCCGCGATCGCTCGCCTCGACACCACGCACCGCAACGTCCTCACGGTCGAGGACCCGGTCGAGATCCACCTGCCTGGTCTCACACAGGTCCAAGTGCACGAAGCGATTGGCCTGAGCTTTGCAGCGGTCCTGCGTGCGTTCTTGCGGCAGGACCCGGACGTGCTGCTGGTTGGGGAGATTCGTGATCGCGAGACCGCACAAATCGCCGTGCGCGCCGCCCTCACAGGACACCTGGTCTTTTCGACGCTGCACACCACCGACGCGGCGGCGGCGGTCATGCGCCTGGTCGACATGGGTATCGAGCCCTTCCTCGTGGCCGGCGCGGTCTCGCTCGTGTGTGCGCAGCGCCTTGTCAGGCGCGCGTGTCCCTTCTGTTGCCGGCCCGAAGCCGTCCCGCCGCACGTCGTTCGCTCGCTCGGGCTCGCCGATGAAGACGCCGCGCCGCTGACCTCTGTCTCCCCCAGTGGCTGCCCGCGGTGCCACCAAACGGGCTATCGAGGGCGCATCGGGCTCTTCGAGGTGATGCGCATGACTGAATCGCTGCGCGAGCTCGTGATTGACGGCGCGCCGCTCCACCGGCTACGCGCGCAAGCGATAGACGAGGGGATGCAGACGCTCCGAGAGAGCGGTTTGCGGAAGGTACGCGATGGCATCACGACCATCGAGGAAGTCCTTCGAGAAACGTAGTAGCACCAAGGATTAGGGCGCGCGTTCGCCGAACGCGCCGTTAGGACGCCTCGGCGAGGCGTCCCTACCATCAACGAAGGCAATGCCCACATTTGTCTTTACCGGACGAGATCGCGATGGACGGGCGGTGACGGGCAGGCGAGACGCGGCCACGGCGGAGGCGGTGGCCGAGGCGCTCAGGCGCGACGGTCTTGTCGTCACGCGACTCGAGATGCGCCGAGCGAGCGCGCGACGACCCAAACGAGGGGTCGGCGCGCGCAAGCTGGCCGCCGCAACGCGGCAACTCGCGGCAATCCTTGCGGCTGGTCTTCCGCTCGTGCAGGCGCTCGACCTGCTCGCACGACAGGCCGCGCCGCCTCGTTTTGCCGAGGTGATACGGACGCTCGTGCACGACGTGGCGCGCGGAACGGCCCTCTCGGAGGCCATGGCGCGTCATCCGCAGATCTTCGGCTCCGTCTACACGAGCACCGTGGCGGCCGGCGAGCGTGCGGGAGCGCTGGCGGCCACCCTTGCCCGCGTCGCCAGTCATCTCGAGCGTCACGCGGCACTCCTCACGCGGCTGCGCGCGGCGCTCATGTATCCTGCGGTTGTCACTGGAGTCACCGTCGTGGTGGTCCTGCTTTTGGTGTGGAAGGTCGTGCCGGTGTTCGCGTCCCTCTTCGCAGGCCTCGACGCCCCACTCCCTTGGCCGACCCGCTTCGTGGTCGCAGCGAGCACCGCGCTCGTGGCCATCGCGCCCGCGTCCGTCTGTTCGGCGGCGCTCGCCGTGCTCGGCCTGCGTCTGACCTACCGGCGGCCGCGGGGCAAACTGCTCCTGGACCGTGCCATCTTGCGCATTCCGGGCCTCGGCCGGCTGGTTCGAGACGCCGCGACGGCGCAGTGCTGCCGGACGCTCTCGACGCTCGTTGCCGCCGGCGTCCCACTCATCGAAGCGCTGAACGTAGCGGCGCGGACGGCCGGTAACCGGGTGGTGGAGATGAGGCTGGTAGCCGCGCGGAGCCGCACCGCGAGTGGTGAGCTGCTCTCGGATGCGCTGGGAGCCACAGGGGACTGGCCTCCCCTGATGCTTCAGATGGTCGGGATCGGGGAGACGACGGGCGCGCTCGACACGATGCTCGACCGGGCCGCCGAGACGGCCGAGGAGGCGCTGGACCGAGCGACACAGACAATCGTCACGCTCGCCGAGCCCACGTTGATCCTCGTTCTGGGCATCGTGGTGGGAGGCCTCGTCGTATCGCTCTATCTGCCGCTCTTCGAGCTCATTGGCCGTCTGTCGTAGTGCAGCGAACGTCTAAAGGGGGGCAGGGCGTGACGTGGTGACTAGGTGACTGGGTGACAAGGTGATGAGGTCGTTTGAGCGTCGTAGGCCAACCGCATACGCCGCAGCCTCCCGTTGCCCGAATAACCTCCTCACCTTGTCACCCAGTCACCCAGTCACCCTGTTACCCTGTTACCCTGCCCTTGACCGGAGTTGGCGTACGCCGCAGGATGAGAGGGGCGAGTACGTGGGATTTCAGGGTGCATCGACCGAAGGGATTGTCGGACAGGGAGTTGCGGGTGCGCACTGGATCGAGCGGCGACGGGCACGCGGATTGCTCGTCGCGAGGCAGAGCAAACAACGTTTCGTGCCCTAGTTCACAGCACGGCGCGTTCAGCGAACGCGCCCTACCAGGGTGGAAGGTAGGGACGTCTCGCCGAGGCGTCCGTCACTCGTCCGGAGGATTTTATGACCGCGCGCGACAGCCACGGCTTCACACTCATTGAGCTTCTGATCGTTGTGGCCATCATCACCATCATTGCGGCGTTTGCGATTCCCAATCTGATGAGGTCGCGCACGGCCGCCAATGAAGCGTCCGCGCTAGCCTCCCTGAAGGCCATTGGCGGCGCCCAGCAGGTGTACTCTGCTACCGCTGCCGGGGGGGGATTTGCGGACGCGCTGCCCACACTCGGCATCCCGTGCGGTGGTACAGGCCAGGCATTTCTCGGTGCAGACCTCACCGGTGGCCCGACGGCGGTCAAGAGCGGATACACGGTTGGCCTCACGGCTGCCAGTGGTGCGGCTGACGGTCCGATCGACTGCAACGGCACCACGACCACGACCGGCTACTACGCGACAGCCGTACCCGTCGCGCTGGGCCAGACGGGAAGCCGCGGCTTCGCGAGCGACGCGTCAATCGCGATCTGGGAGAACACGGGCGGCGCCGCGCCCAGCGAGGCGGAGATGACCAGCCCGCCGACGCAGACCGTGCACCCCATCAGGTAGCGCCGGAAGACCGCGCCCGGGGCCCTCCGCGGCGCTCGTGCTACGATCCAGCCAGCAACCACGCTGGGAGAAGGCATGACGAAGGCGGATGCAGGCCCCGGGAAACAGCAGGGGAAGCAGCAGGGGAAGAGGCCCGGGAACAGACCCGAGGAGATGTCCAGGAAGCACCCTGTGAAGTGGCTTCTGGCGGCCTTTGCGCTGTTGGGGCTCGCCGCATCGGTAGCCGCTGCCTTCGTGCATTATCAGCTCCTGACCATCCCGGACTATCAGAGCATCTGTGACATCAACGCGACCTGGAGTTGCGCGAGCGCGTACCTGAGTCAGTACGGCAGCTACTTGGGCATCCCCGTGGCCGTCCTTGGTGCCCTGTTTTTCACGGCCGTCTCGCTCTTGTTGGTGGCCGACCACCGGGGCAGCCAATCGGCCATGAGCGTGGTCGTTCTGTTGTCCTCGGTCGGCTTGGCGTTCGTCTTGTATCTGGGTTATGCAACGTTCTTCCTGCTGAAGACCATCTGCATCATTTGCCTGATCACGTATGTCGCTGCCATCGGGCTCTTCGTGGTGGCCAACGTGATCATGAGACTTCCTATGCGCACGCTCCCTCAGTTCGTTCGCCACGACCTTCGCGGCCTTGCACGGAACCCGATCGCGTTGGGCCTCACGCTGCTCTTTCTCGCTGGCGCCACCACGGCCATCGCGTACTTCCCACGCGAGGCGGCCACGGTCTCGGCACAGGAGGGCGGCGCGACTCAGGCACAAGCCGTCCAGCGCGAGCTCGCACCTGAGGAGCGTGCGCAGGTCGAGAGAGCGTTCGATGCCATGCCGCGCAGCATCGTGCCGGTCGCCGCGGCGGGCGCCAAGGTCGTGATTGTGAAGTTCAACGACTTTCAGTGTCCCGCCTGCGCCAACGCCCACAACATGTACAAGCCACTGCTCGAACGGTGGGAACAGGAGGCTCCCGGTCAGGTGAAGCTGTTCGTCAAGGATTTCCCGCTCGAGCCCGAGTGCAACACGAGCGTCAAGCGCGACGTGCATGCGGCGGCATGCGAGGCGGCGGCCGCGGTTCGGCTCGCCCGCCAGCAGCAGAAGGACGTCGCGCTGGAGGAATGGTTTTACGGCAATCAAGGAGCGATGACGCCAGAGACCGTGCGGACCGCAGCACGCGATGTCGGCGGTGTCCAGCAGTTCGACACCCGTTACCAATCCGCCTTGGAAGGCGTGAAGACCGACGTCGCCCTCGCCAGCACGCTCGGCGTCTCAGCCACGCCGACCATCTTCATCAACGGCGTGAAGCTGGATGGCCTCCCGCCACCCAATGTCCTCGACGCGGTCATTGCTTACGAGCTGCGCAAGGCGAGCTCGCAGTAGAGACCTAGGTAGGGACGCCTCGCCGAGGCGGCCGTTGGCGAATGCGCCCTACTGCGGGCCTAGTTGACACGCGTCACAGTTTGACGCGCCCATGTCCGATGTTGCCATCGAGACGCGCGCGCTGACGAAAGACTACTCGGTCGGCTTCTGGCGGTCGCGCCCACGGCGCGTCGTCGATGGCTTGACGCTCACGTCTGCGCGCGGCGAGATTCTAGGTCTCCTGGGGCCCAACGGCGCCGGGAAGAGCACCACCCTCAAGATTCTCGCTGGCCTCGTCTTTGCGACCAGCGGCGAAGCTCGTGTCCTGGGCAGCCCGCCCGGTTCCAAGGCAATCCTCGGGGCGGTGGGCTACCTGCCCGAGCAGCCCGCGTTCCCAAGCAGGCTCACGGCGGAAGAGTTGCTCGACGTTGCACTCCGCCTGCACGGTGAGCGCAGCCGGGCGGCACGTCAACGTCGAGTGGCTGCAGCGCTCGATCGTGTGGGGATCGGAGCGGAGCGTCGGAGAGCCTCCGGCCGCCTGTCCAAGGGTGAGCTCCAGCGCGTTGGGCTGGCACGCGCGCTGGTGCACGAACCGACCGTGCTGCTGTTGGATGAGCCGATGTCGGGCCTGGATCCCAACGGCCGCCTGCTCGTGCGCGATATTCTCTTGCAGGCGCGCGATGAGGGACGGACCATCTTCTTCAGCTCCCACATCCTGCCAGATGCCGAGGCGCTCTGCGGTCGAGTGGCGATGCTCACCAGAGGTCGATTGGTCGCCATCGGTGCGCTCGGCGAGCTCGGCGCCCTTGCTCCACGTGGCTGGGAGCTCATCGTGGAAGGCGTGAGCGAGGCAGTCCTCTCTCGTCTCGGAGTCGCGGGAGAAGCCACCCGTATCGACGCCAATCGATGGCGATTCCGCATCGACCAGACCTCACGACCCGAGCCGTTGGTCGATGAGCTGAGACGAGAAGGGGCCTTGCTCGTGTCGCTCGAGCCTCGGGTCGAGACGCTCGAAGAGGTCTTCCTCCGCCACACAGGCTTCGCACCAAAGCAGCGTGACGCAGGAGAGGCCGAGCCTTGATCGCGACGATGCGCAGCATCGGCACGCTGGCCATCGCGACCCTTCGAGAATACCTGCGTGAGCGCGGGCTGCACGCTCTCATCGTCCTGATCTGGATAGTGACATTCGCCGCCGCCGCATTGGGAGAGCTCAGCGCCGGAGAGCGAACGCGAGTGGTGACGGATATCGGCCTTGCCGCGACGCGGCTAGGTGGGCTCTGCGCTGCGCTGTTCTTTGGTGCCGCCGTCGTGGCACGCGAGGTCGAGCAGCGAAGCGCGGCAACAACCCTCACGGCGCCTATTGGGCGCCCGGCATGGCTGTTGGGGCGGTTCAGCGGAGCCCTTCTCGCAGTCGTCGTGTTGGTGATGCTCGCCGGGGGCGTACTGTGCATGGTGGCCGCGGCTGTGACGACGCCCGCCTTCCCACACGTGGCGGGGGCGACGAGCCGGTTGGATGTGGCCCTTCGACTCCTACCCGCGCTGCTCTTGGTGACAATCGAGCTGATGGTGGTGGCGGCTGTCGCGACCATGTTCTCGGCGTTCTCGAGCCATCTCTTCGCGTTTGGCTGTGCGTTCGGGTTGT
This window encodes:
- a CDS encoding type II secretion system protein GspE, translating into MTIALGQLLVDAGILSKGEIETAEQHQKLQGGSLEACLVALHLVTEVDIAAALGWHYGVPAVDLTRVIPSADALAAVPASVAHRRRLLPLHTSGRTLTVAMADPSDLGALDELRFLTGCRVHAVVASERAIDEALQGEYPASAPLEQATRRLEQEPTASGDEAAQRGGVAVELPVASSAGDEAPVVALVNELLRAAAQRGASDVHVEPGERDVRVRLRVDGVLHPVMALPLRVRDALVARIKVLADLDIAERRLPQDGRIRLRLAGALGRLLDVRVSSLPALHGEKLVLRLLDREQLRLDLGALGVEPSAQSAFEAAVARPWGMVLVTGPTGSGKTNTLYSAIARLDTTHRNVLTVEDPVEIHLPGLTQVQVHEAIGLSFAAVLRAFLRQDPDVLLVGEIRDRETAQIAVRAALTGHLVFSTLHTTDAAAAVMRLVDMGIEPFLVAGAVSLVCAQRLVRRACPFCCRPEAVPPHVVRSLGLADEDAAPLTSVSPSGCPRCHQTGYRGRIGLFEVMRMTESLRELVIDGAPLHRLRAQAIDEGMQTLRESGLRKVRDGITTIEEVLRET
- a CDS encoding FtsX-like permease family protein — translated: MGFRSGLFTDILGLAWDTLRANKLRSFLTILGVVIGVTSIVSMTSLVLGFEDSVKSLFRQMGTDTLYLVKIPFGGGRDDKEFLAYLRRPDITMADAEAIQRNIPSADVISMAYGAMGQGRQEEMVYGSEKTRPMTVFGVSEEWLSTNFMELDQGRFFTTVDVDRRRQSVVLGSEPARILFPNVDPIGKRIRVGPRQFTVVGVFGKRPSIAIGNPDQFAVMPYTTYAKLYDPYNQIRGIRFLNSMLAVVPEPGISRDEVIDQVSELMRARHRLRLDQENDFAIMTSDAMTALFDQITQGVFLALIIISSIALMVGGIGVMAIMTISVTERTREIGVRKAIGARRREILWQFLLEAVFLTSIGGLLGIITGASIALGVNRFVGWAVLMPWWSFAVGLAFSGTVGIVFGMLPAFKAARLDPIEALRYE
- a CDS encoding FtsX-like permease family protein, with protein sequence MVAILDAIKIALTAIWANKLRSVMMVLGNIVAVTSIIAVVSLVQGMNGYVADAISSQVGIGTFRVERMGLITSRDEFERAAGRPNVTLADRRLLGDWSPLFDEVMAEIGNSANVSFREKTLDAIQIRGVSEEYTEFAGFDAAEGRLPSQLEVQRNRPVALLGADIAEQLFVTRSPIDQFIRINGYPIRVVGVSEQKGSMFGNSQDEFVVIPLGVALRWFGTRRSLDLTVKVADPAQMDEAMDEARLAMRIRRHLRPKDPDNFGIVTSDTLMDFWRSFSQGAFALLIGIVSVSLVVGGIVIMNIMLMVVSERTREVGLRKSLGARRRDIVWQFLTESTTLSMMGGIIGTMLGFSAAMIVTAFTPLPASISPWSVALGVGMTAVVGLFFGLYPAMRAARLDPIEALRKE
- a CDS encoding response regulator codes for the protein MPSRIRVVIVDDHPVVRFGLAAIINLQPDMIVVGEAGSGQEACSICAETTADVVLMDASHRCRAPVELAQPRRRRSHAGHAADESGGCPAAILRARRVREESYGDSSEGGRFLSPIESWGNRGLWPRLPPHAAPASPALAGWARAGPGRLGYS
- a CDS encoding type II secretion system F family protein, producing MPTFVFTGRDRDGRAVTGRRDAATAEAVAEALRRDGLVVTRLEMRRASARRPKRGVGARKLAAATRQLAAILAAGLPLVQALDLLARQAAPPRFAEVIRTLVHDVARGTALSEAMARHPQIFGSVYTSTVAAGERAGALAATLARVASHLERHAALLTRLRAALMYPAVVTGVTVVVVLLLVWKVVPVFASLFAGLDAPLPWPTRFVVAASTALVAIAPASVCSAALAVLGLRLTYRRPRGKLLLDRAILRIPGLGRLVRDAATAQCCRTLSTLVAAGVPLIEALNVAARTAGNRVVEMRLVAARSRTASGELLSDALGATGDWPPLMLQMVGIGETTGALDTMLDRAAETAEEALDRATQTIVTLAEPTLILVLGIVVGGLVVSLYLPLFELIGRLS
- a CDS encoding HlyD family efflux transporter periplasmic adaptor subunit; its protein translation is MNYQELRPVRFVKRRRKLSIAVGISLLLVALVVANLAFRREAGKPVTVEAVQRRDLESVVTASGTIQARRTVEISADVAGRITKLAVDEGQRVKAGQFLMEIDPRMFRSQYQQNQAGLAAAQSQLTEQDSTIEAGRQNVELARENLRRQQELWAQELTTREALDQAQNDLKVNEADLRARVQALKTLEARVREQQAAVANAGYQLSKVRIESPIEGLVVRRAVEEGETAVVGTMNNPGTVLLTIADMSVIEAELEIDETDMPTVDRGQSASVSIDALTGRTFNGQVTEVGNSPIQATTGVTGTTGQQATTFKVVVTVNGEIPQVRPGFTCTTEIITATRKNAMTVPIQALAVRDVVYDRAGNIVRQESDSQEQGGSGFATASAQELPAGQTRKEEEGVFVLRNDQAIFMPVRTGIAGDRHFELLSGLRGGDQVITGPFSSVRELQDGDQVKLQAPQSTRR